The stretch of DNA ATAAGTAGTGTGATTTGTTGTACATGCCAGAAAACATGAGAAGGGCATGGGTAGGTAATGCTTGTCAGCTTGTCAGATCTTGTCAGCTTCCCACTCTACAGAATTTCAAGTGGGCGTTGGGGATGTTCCGGGGTGAATGATGATGGGCTTTGTCTCTTCTTGCAGCTTCACAACTTCTTCAGCTACCTCATGGACCACTTCACGCCAAGCAGCAGTAAAGAGAGTAagtttgtgtgtgtcttttgTAGACTCCCTACAAATCTGAATAGGGACTGAATTACAAGGAGACTGTCAGAGCTGTGCAAGGAATGTGGGGTAATTCCTACTCCTTAGGAGCTAGAAGGGGGAATAAAACCTCAGCATGTTTTCTAAGAGCACTATTAGAAATCTGCCCTTTTTGCTGTCATCCCTGGTAACCAGCGCTCCAGAGTCCATTTCCGAAGCTACAGAGGATCCATCTCTAGGGAACCAGAGATGCTTCAGATTATCTACACTATTTAGTCTCTCACCTAAAATGGTGGGGGGAAACAAGTGCGGTGGGAACCAATAGGGTATCTTTCTGAACCTGCAGAGAGTACTATGTATTATTTCTTAGTGTTGGGAACTTGCTAATGAATTTAGGTCCGAAATCTGGTTATAAGATgttacagcaattaaaaaaaaaagtgcaacacTGAGAATGTGGGTGCAGGcttagaaaaaaacagggtAACATAGGAGACAGCTCCTCATTataattttgcatgttttttgcTCTTGActaaagaaacagcttttccttaGCAAAAAACAAGAATGGTGTATTAactttttcttgtctctttctctttttaaataaacaatcCAACCAACCAATCTGTCATCCAGGGGATTTTATCAGTCGCATGTTCATAAGTGGGGAAAGCTTCaaagaggcagagctggaaaagtACTGTGACTATGAATCCATGGAGGTGCCAGACTCCTACACTGGACCCCATCtctctttccccctccttcctgaCCATGCGACTGCCTTGCTGGAAGCTTTCAAACAGAAACAAGTAAGGATCCCAAAAGGAACCACGCTTTCCCCTTCTGCATATAGAGGTGTGGGACAGATGATTTGCTTTTAGACTTCCTAGCAACTAAAGTGATTTGAATATGAGCAGCTGGCAGGCTGTTAAGCAATGAGTGTAGAAATGATCTGGTAGGTACTTCCCAGGgcaaactttcttcttttcagaaaacacagttctaacaaaaacacaaaatttttgTAGTTAATGTGCCAGTGTTAaccttaatttcatttcaaaagggaaaaaaaaaaacccacaacagtCCATGTTGAAAcattcttttgtcattttttgttgCAATGCCTCTATTTGTAGGAATGTATAGGATGGCCCAGGTGGAACAAAGTGatcaaaattatgttttgtgCTGTGCATATCTGactcttggggaaaaaatatattttaaatctaagATAGAATTGTgggggttctttttttttttttttttttttgattaggAAGGCCATTACCAATTCAGCAAACCTAACAAGAGGAGTCCTTGTACAATTGTTCTGCTTCCATCCCTCAGATGAGGTGCTGAACAGCAAAATAGGTCAAAATAGGTCAAAACCTCCCTTCCCCAAACAAATCCAGACTTGTAAAGCAAAGCCTCTAGAGCCCTGACTAACATTAAATTCTCCCACACTGGCTTCAAGGGAACAAATTTATGCAGGTCACATGGCAGCTCAGAATCTGGCCTTATGTGGAGAATGCAAAGAAAGATGTAGAAGATAGCAGCTTCTTACCTGTGATGCCAGGCTACAGCTTCTGCTCTAGGGGATGGAGTTGCATAGCAGATATAGCTTTGACCACAGGGCTTTTGGATTTTGCTGCCAGCTGTGTTGATGCCAAGGCAGTGCTGCTTTGGACAAGACTCTTCCATTCTGCCTTTGCCCGGTATTTGTGCTGTCTTGTTTGCAAGCCTGTAGGTCAGCTCTGACTGTTGTGATGGGTCCTTGGGGCCTTTGCAGGCAGCTGTGTTGCTGCTCAGAGCTTTAATTCCTTCGCTTTCTCCTAGTAGCAGCTCCACGCTCGCTATGTCTTAAACCTTCTGCATGAGACCAGGAAGCACCTCAAGCAGTTGCCAAACATCAGTCACGTCTCCACCTGCTATAGCGAGGAGGTCACCGTGTGCGGTACGTCTGGGTGGGAGGGCACTGCACCCTTTGGAGGGTCTTTGGAGTCTCTGGAGGGAGAGTGCTTAGGTGGAAGggatggaagagaaataaattggTACTGTTCAAATGTGGAATAGAAATGCAGTCTGTACGTAAAATGTGTGTTgagaggcagctggggctgccttTAAAATATCTGGTAAAATACCTTACGGTGCTGTATTTGAGCTGCTGTCGAGACTGGCCTGAACATTGGAGGGAGCAATTCTCCATTGTGGCCTCATTTCTGCTTGGTCTGGAATAGGATGGTTTGATAACTGCCCCTTGATGGCAGCGTTTAGCTTGCCATAGCCTGCTGTAGCAGCAGTGTTGTCATGGCGAttctaaaaatgcaaagagaggAGGAGGTATGAAAGGAAAGGATAAGGATATACATTTGTCTTAGTATAAAATGAAGGGTGCTAATGATAGCCCGTGGCTGTTAAAATTGTTACACATTACCACataaattgagatttttttcaactggattcaattttgtctttgttctgtCACCCAGAACTTGGGATCCCTGTTCCAAAGCACAGAAACTGCACCCAGTCAAGGACTGGCCTCAAGGCTCATTTTTTGTCCTGCTCTGTTCCCTGGAATTATTTAAGCAACCAAGTCCTGGAGCTGTTTTGGTTGAGTCTTCATAATTGGCAGTGTGTGCATTCAGATCCAGGATACTCACAAGTCTTTGAGTTGTATCAGATAAATTTGAAAGAGACAAAACTTTTCACCGTTATTTTCCTACTCTAAGACTAATGTTAAAACTTCgagatatttctgaaaaccaTGTATTATGCACAGAAGTTTGTGTGCAGTCAATAACACgttaaatgaaaatttagttTGATTATTTTGTATGCAAACCCTTCTCCTGTGTAATGATCAAAGGCAAACAATTTCTTGTGCCATCTTATGTCATCATAAGAGAGATGAACAAAGCTTCTGAAGCAGTTTGTTCTCACTCAGACTTCAGCTCAAGCCTTTACATCATGTCCTTTTGCTCTGGGCATGCTGCCTCAGCGTCAGGAATGTATTACTTTACTCTGGACCTTGAAATTCCTGAAGCATTTCAGTGGTCATAAATTTATAGAGATACTTTATAGAAAGTTATTTATTGGTGTCTTTTTAAGTTAAAAGTAAGCATACTGTGACTTGTCTTTTTGTGCCTGTTAGGAGATTTGCATGGCCAGCTGGATGACTTGTTCCTCATATTTTATAAGGTAGGCTCCATACTTGGTGAGACTGCCCAGGCATTGTAAGAGGTATCACATGGGTCATGCTGAGAAGCATTTGCAAAACTGGGCCCTTGAGATGTAATTGTCCAGCTATTTTGATCAGTTTTAAATGGCTTCACAAAGCAAAAGCTTATTCTCTTGCTGACTTTTAAATCTGTGAGAACTGTTATGGTACACATGTGCATTTGGCAAGTGCTAATGGATATTTTTATAAGTCCTGACACCAGTGGCTCCACCTCCTGACTCCGTTTTCACTTTTCAGTGCATTTACCACTGGGAGCCTACAGGATAAAAATAAGAGTTAGGATCTATTGTAGAAGGTAACTTGGGGTAAGCGTGAGTGCGCAGCTAGTGGGGAGGTGTATTTGCATGTCATGGGGAGGCCTCTCTAGTAACATCTGCCTGTCCCTTGTTTTTTGCAGAATggccttccttccccttccaagTCCTACGTGTTCAATGGGGACTTTGTAGACAGAGGCAAACAGTCCCTCGAGATCCTTATCATCCTCTTTACCTTCCTCTTGATCTATCCAAAAGAGGTTCATCTCAACCGTGGGAACCATGAAGATCACATGGTCAACTTACGGTATGGGTTCTGTGTGGGGCTGATCACAATGTCAATGCTGTCGCTGCAAAATCTCACTgaacttcctttcttctgttcctaCAGGTATGGTTTCGCCAAGGAAGTCATGCAGAAATACAAGGTAGGCCTGTTTGTGTCTCCTTCAGCACGAGACAGGCTTTGAAGGTTCGAtgcttcatcttttcctttctgccctgTCCTCCTAGGTGCATGGGAAGAAAATCTTGAAGATGATTCAGAATGTCTTCTGCTGGCTACCCCTGGCCACCCTGATTGATCAGAAAGTCCTTATTATACATGGAGGCGTCTCTGATACCACTGACCTGGACATGCTGGAGAAAATTCAAAGGAACAAAGTAGGTTTTATTTCCTAGAGACAACAGTGTTGCTGATTTGTGGTTGGAGAGCTTATTCCTGTGTGTCAGCTTGGCTGTTGACAAATGTAAAGGATGGTCTTCCTAGCCAAAAAGTGTGTTCAGGTACAGGCTCGGGGTGCGCTGCTTTGGTTTAATAGGGTGTGTGTAGGAGGTGTGAAGGGAAAAAGAGTTGTCAATTTCTGGAACTTGAGAGGATTGGTTATAGCCACGTAAGTGGTGGACAATGGCACTGGGTAAACATGTGCTGGTGCTGACAGTAAACACATAGCAATGACAGGGTTTTGTCCCATAGTTCTTTAGCTcgtttaactttttttttccccccccccgctaGATTTCTAGAGGGATTGTGACAAGTCATTAGCTTGTGTCTGCCTCTTTTTAGTTGACAAATAGTACTTCCCTTCACCAAATCTAATGACAAGCACCTGCTTTAGCGATTAATCTTTCCCTCATTCTGCTGCCTAGTTCCCATTGCAGATTAAATCCATGTAATCTGTCTTTCATGAATGTCTGAGCAGTACAAAGTCAATGAAGAAGAGATGGATCCGTAGTCAGGATGAATGTGTGGCCCCAGCTGTAAACCAAGAATGGTACATCTGAGAGGGTGGCACTAGTAACCTCCTACAATTAAACACCATTTGATGGCAGCAAAGGGAATTGAGTTTCAGAGGCCCGTGTCACTTGACAGATTGCCAGTGGAAGATGTTAGAGCTAGAGATCCAGCTTTCCAAGCGGTTTGACCATCTCTGTTTCCTCTCCTacctctttcagtttatttctgtcttgagggggaagaaaaggaaggagtcAAACAGGAACGTGGAAATACAGGAGGTAAACGGGGAGAGCAACGCGGAGGCTGACCCTACAGGGAACGAAGCAACGCCCAGTTTACCCTCGCAGCCCCGACCAGCGCAGGCTCCCAGCATGGCCAACAGGCTGGAGTTCTCCAGGTGGGTCCGGCAGACGGTGCAGGAGCAAATCGAGTGGTGCCGCCGGCTGGTGGACATCAGTGAGTCGGAGGACGAGGAGCTCACCTACTCTAGCATGGTCTCCTTAGCGGATTTGGACGGGCCGTGCTGGACTCGCCAGGAAGAGTGGAAGCAGGTGAGTGGTGTAAACGGGGCCCTGGCTTTGGTGGGTGCCTCCCACAGCTTTGTTCTCTGTTCTAATGAGGAATCTTGCTATAAAATGTGAGTCAGTGCCCAGACCTCTCTGCAAAGATATTTTTGCTGCTCTGTAAAGTGGAGTTAAGGAGAAAGTCAGTGCAGAGGTGCCAGAGGAGGACTGGTGCTAGCTGTGTTCTGCTGGTGCCTTTCTCTTAGCCTTGCAAGTCAGTCTCTTCACTGGGCTTTTGGCTTTCTACACTCAAGGCTCTGTTCCAGCGtttgccaccagcacagcactcATCTGTTGGATAAATCAAACTGCTGCTCAAGCGCAGTGGGATGACAGGTTTCTTTTGATTCACTGCAAGGGAGAGAAATAACAGACGACTGACTGTAGAGCCCAGTGGTTATATCCCTTGCTGTGTGCGTGGGGTACCTGAGGTCAGCTCTGCAGCTAATGAATGAGCGTGTCATTTGCTTATGAGGGAGTCATGGTCTTGGATGCTAGGAGCACTAAGAGTACTAATGGGCTTCTGGTTTTATCCAGGCTGTACAGTGAGATCACTAGGTGAATCGGAGCCTGGAAACTCgatttcctctttctgttgGATCAGTCTCTTTGTGTGCCTGTGTGCTGTGAAACCATCATTCCTTACCACACACTGCCTATGACATCCTGGCATCACACACCTTATCAGCGTAAAGCTGTATATTGAGGTCAGGGTTAAAGAGATTAAACTTTAATCCTTGTAGTGGGTTACTGAGTCAGCACTTACATTAGTGGAGGCTGCTGAACATCCTGACCAGGGAGCAAAGGAGTTTAATACTAAGTCCACTCGTGGCCCCAGGATCTGCCAGGCGTTCTTGCTCTGGGACATGTTTTGGACTCGAGGAAGACAGGAAAGGCTTTTTGAAATCTAGCGGGATCAAAGGGAAAGCTTTTTTCAGGCCTGATTTATGAACGCCTCTCTCCCCCAGGCACTTTTGAGTGTGGCTGTAGCTCCAGGCTGACAGTGTTGTCACCTCTGTGGTGGCTCAGGTTTGTGAGAGTCCTGCAAAGCAATAAGGAGGTTCATCGGGGATTCAGGAAACATCTCTGCGCTATGCTAACAGCAGAAGTCCAGGCATGCAGAGATGGTGCTGTACTTGCTTAGTTGATGGGCAGTGGTTGCCAAATACACATTATTCAGTGAACTTTTCCAATCCTTTCAGATTTTGGACATTCTCTGGAGTGACCCCATGCCTCAGGAGGGCTGCAGAGAAAATACGGTGCGAGGTGGTGGCTGCTACTTTGGGCCTGACGTGACAGGGAAGATCCTTGAGAAGTACAAGTTGCAGTTCCTCATCC from Cygnus olor isolate bCygOlo1 chromosome 4, bCygOlo1.pri.v2, whole genome shotgun sequence encodes:
- the PPEF2 gene encoding serine/threonine-protein phosphatase with EF-hands 2, whose protein sequence is MGSGSSVNANYKYSLQKSENAFKAAVLIQRWYRRYVARLEMRRRCTWRIFQSIEYACEQDQIKLHNFFSYLMDHFTPSSSKERDFISRMFISGESFKEAELEKYCDYESMEVPDSYTGPHLSFPLLPDHATALLEAFKQKQQLHARYVLNLLHETRKHLKQLPNISHVSTCYSEEVTVCGDLHGQLDDLFLIFYKNGLPSPSKSYVFNGDFVDRGKQSLEILIILFTFLLIYPKEVHLNRGNHEDHMVNLRYGFCVGLITMSMLSLQNLTELPFFCSYRYGFAKEVMQKYKVHGKKILKMIQNVFCWLPLATLIDQKVLIIHGGVSDTTDLDMLEKIQRNKFISVLRGKKRKESNRNVEIQEVNGESNAEADPTGNEATPSLPSQPRPAQAPSMANRLEFSRWVRQTVQEQIEWCRRLVDISESEDEELTYSSMVSLADLDGPCWTRQEEWKQILDILWSDPMPQEGCRENTVRGGGCYFGPDVTGKILEKYKLQFLIRSHECKQEGYEFCHNRKVLTIFSASNYYEIGSNRGAYVKLGPDLVPHFVQYQANKTAHTLTMTQRISRVEESAFRALREKLFAHTSALISAFKAYDKDDTGRITLSNWAAAVESVLHLGLPWRMLRPQLVRTTADGMLEYKSWLDDLAMGQRSQEHIQSSLLEVIYRNRSNLETIFRIIDRDHSGLISFEEFHQTWKLFSSHMNIELTDDGIDDLVRSIDFNKDGNIDFNEFLEAFRLVKQTQ